A window of Sphingobacterium sp. SRCM116780 contains these coding sequences:
- a CDS encoding two-component regulator propeller domain-containing protein gives MIKFKSLLLYLACFFLSLNSYAQPYYFNHYQINEGLSNNAVICSMQDSYGFLWFGTKDGLNRFDGNNFKLFTSSHQDKNSLGSNSIISLREDYQKHMWIGTDQGIYSYDPIHEKFRLLSEKFRGTEVPVIIADNKHKLWFISNGALYVYNIDNKETTQITKSEYYVTSINTTRAGVIYFGTPEGTIYTVCDNNKVTLLLDFTKTFGKKDWYSIEKIVETRQGELLIGTSKAGVFTYKPATHTLTSILGQKQLKQFLYVRDIIQPNDQEYWFATESGLFIYRIANNTYIHLHKEKNNPWGISDNAIYNILQDKDKGIWLGTYFGGLNYYHAHNSIIEKILPGDSSSLQGSVVRAIKKDQEGHIWIGTENGGLAKWDLSTNKIQNFTSQNSSLANNNIHGVLPVGDKLLVSTFVNGLDIFDLKKEKVIQHLDRNSYRDSELESNFIFYLYQTRNGDIFAGSTRGLYRFDPKSKQFYLIKNVPIYIFYTTILEDSQGNLWIGTWRDGLFCYNPKSQYFKHYTQQSNDDHSLPNNRINSLFEDSKKQLWIATEGGMVRKQVNKNGFDCISMKDGMPSNVILSFLEDKEKNIWAATSKGLVKYNPQTNQLRVFNMESGLSTLQFNYNSSFDDKNGYFYFGTINGLIRFKPEKLNQIHYSSTTPIFITNLTVNNREVNQINDSTILKKSILFTDHIQLKHDESSFSLDFAALHYQAPHSVQYSYKMEGMDEKWTKITGNHRAYFTKLAPGKYTFIVKAEDPNGIAIPQIKSLAIQVLPPIWASISAFIIYSIILIGLVIFIIHHFNEKIKQRNRQHILTIQNLREQQLYRSKINFYTDVAHEIRTPLTLIKAPLEKLMDKVDRNPAIDKLLLTMQNNTEKLIELSNQLLDFRKVEAEGFKLHFETENVSQILQNILNNFSVTLLAKHKLLRINIQENIIALIDADAFEKICSNLLNNALKYSEQHIEVILEENRKENMFILCIKNDGSLIPKEERERIFEPFNRSKQTKNIPGSGLGLALTKTLALKHQGTLIYAPDHFNTFILMLPLNQSENLSS, from the coding sequence ATGATAAAATTTAAATCATTGCTCCTTTATTTGGCTTGTTTCTTCCTGTCCCTCAACTCTTATGCCCAACCTTATTATTTCAATCATTATCAAATCAATGAGGGGTTATCCAACAATGCGGTCATTTGTAGTATGCAAGATAGTTATGGCTTCTTATGGTTTGGTACCAAGGATGGATTAAACAGATTTGATGGCAATAATTTCAAACTCTTTACCTCATCACATCAAGATAAAAATAGTCTCGGAAGCAATTCGATCATATCTTTAAGAGAGGATTATCAGAAACACATGTGGATAGGTACCGACCAAGGTATTTATTCCTATGATCCCATTCATGAAAAATTCCGTTTACTGAGTGAAAAATTTAGAGGTACAGAGGTCCCTGTTATTATAGCGGATAATAAGCATAAACTCTGGTTTATTTCCAATGGTGCTCTCTATGTATATAATATAGATAATAAAGAAACAACGCAGATCACCAAATCGGAATACTATGTCACTTCCATCAATACTACGCGCGCTGGAGTAATTTATTTTGGTACCCCTGAAGGCACAATATATACGGTTTGCGACAACAACAAGGTAACCTTATTACTCGATTTCACGAAAACGTTTGGAAAAAAAGATTGGTATAGTATTGAAAAAATAGTAGAGACACGACAAGGAGAATTATTAATAGGCACATCAAAAGCAGGAGTCTTTACATACAAACCAGCTACCCACACCCTTACCTCTATCTTAGGACAAAAGCAATTGAAACAATTTTTATACGTCCGAGATATTATTCAACCCAATGATCAAGAATACTGGTTTGCGACAGAATCGGGTTTATTTATTTATCGAATTGCGAATAACACGTATATCCATTTACATAAAGAAAAAAATAATCCTTGGGGAATTTCAGATAATGCAATCTACAATATCTTACAGGATAAGGATAAAGGTATCTGGTTAGGTACCTATTTCGGTGGACTTAATTATTACCATGCGCACAATAGCATTATCGAAAAAATCTTACCTGGCGATTCTTCTAGTTTACAAGGATCTGTTGTAAGAGCCATAAAAAAAGACCAAGAAGGTCATATTTGGATCGGAACAGAAAATGGCGGATTGGCTAAATGGGATCTTTCTACCAATAAAATTCAAAACTTTACAAGTCAAAATAGTTCGCTCGCCAATAATAATATTCATGGTGTACTACCCGTTGGCGATAAATTGCTGGTCAGTACATTTGTCAATGGGCTTGATATTTTTGATCTAAAAAAAGAAAAGGTTATCCAGCATTTGGATAGAAACAGTTATCGAGATTCCGAATTAGAAAGCAATTTTATTTTCTACCTGTACCAAACTCGCAATGGCGATATCTTTGCTGGGTCGACTCGAGGTCTCTACCGATTTGATCCGAAGTCAAAGCAATTTTATCTGATCAAAAATGTACCCATCTATATTTTTTATACAACCATTTTGGAGGACTCACAAGGTAATTTATGGATAGGAACCTGGCGTGATGGATTATTTTGCTACAACCCAAAGAGTCAATACTTTAAACACTATACCCAGCAATCAAATGACGACCATTCCTTACCCAATAATCGCATCAATAGCCTATTTGAAGATTCAAAAAAACAGCTATGGATCGCCACAGAAGGAGGAATGGTTCGAAAACAAGTCAATAAAAATGGATTCGATTGCATCAGTATGAAAGATGGTATGCCCAGTAATGTGATCCTATCTTTTTTGGAGGATAAGGAAAAAAATATTTGGGCAGCCACTTCCAAGGGATTGGTTAAATACAATCCTCAAACTAACCAATTACGTGTTTTCAATATGGAATCTGGCTTATCCACACTTCAATTTAACTACAACTCCTCTTTTGATGATAAAAATGGATACTTCTATTTTGGTACGATCAATGGATTGATACGTTTTAAACCTGAAAAATTAAATCAAATCCATTATAGTTCGACCACTCCTATTTTTATTACCAATTTAACTGTTAATAATCGAGAGGTGAATCAGATCAACGATTCTACCATTCTGAAAAAATCCATTCTATTTACCGATCACATTCAACTCAAGCACGATGAATCATCCTTTAGTTTAGATTTTGCAGCGCTACATTATCAAGCACCACATTCCGTACAATACAGTTATAAAATGGAAGGAATGGACGAAAAATGGACTAAAATCACAGGTAATCATCGCGCATATTTCACCAAATTAGCCCCTGGAAAATATACTTTTATCGTAAAAGCCGAAGACCCAAACGGTATTGCCATTCCACAGATCAAAAGTTTAGCCATACAGGTTCTTCCACCCATTTGGGCTAGTATTTCAGCATTTATCATTTATAGTATCATCTTAATAGGGCTAGTTATTTTTATTATCCATCATTTCAACGAAAAAATAAAACAACGTAATAGACAACATATTTTGACGATCCAGAATCTAAGAGAACAACAACTCTATCGTTCCAAGATAAATTTCTACACCGATGTTGCCCATGAAATCAGAACACCTTTAACTTTAATCAAGGCCCCTTTGGAAAAATTGATGGATAAAGTAGACCGAAACCCAGCCATTGATAAATTGCTGTTGACCATGCAAAATAACACCGAAAAATTAATTGAACTCAGCAATCAATTATTAGATTTCAGAAAGGTAGAAGCAGAAGGATTCAAGCTACATTTTGAAACTGAAAATGTGAGTCAGATCTTGCAGAATATCCTCAATAATTTTTCGGTCACCTTACTCGCTAAACATAAATTATTACGTATCAACATCCAAGAAAATATTATTGCATTAATCGATGCTGATGCTTTTGAAAAAATCTGTTCCAATTTGCTCAACAATGCTTTAAAATATTCAGAACAGCATATTGAAGTGATTTTAGAAGAAAATAGAAAAGAAAATATGTTTATATTGTGCATCAAAAATGATGGTTCGTTAATACCTAAAGAAGAAAGGGAACGTATTTTTGAACCATTTAATCGATCAAAACAAACCAAAAATATACCGGGAAGTGGTTTAGGACTGGCATTGACCAAAACGTTAGCCTTGAAACATCAAGGAACTTTGATCTATGCTCCTGATCATTTCAATACGTTTATATTGATGCTACCATTAAATCAAAGCGAAAATCTATCATCATGA
- a CDS encoding response regulator encodes MKAKANLLLVDDHQELLEFIADDLCEYYHVQTTNNGIEALQLLESETFDLIISDIMMPEMDGYELCQRIKENIAYSHIPVILLTAKNSIESKIQGLEFGADAYIEKPFSPAFLQAQITSLLKNRLKVKNFFINNPLAQIQSIGINQSDQEFLEKIDEIILNHLDDPKFNVDRMADILCMSRPTLYRKINVVSSLSPNELINLTRLRKAAEMLTQKKFKIYEISNLLGYSSATHFSRNFQKQFGLSPSEFHESQIAKS; translated from the coding sequence ATGAAAGCAAAAGCGAACCTCTTATTAGTCGACGACCATCAGGAATTATTGGAATTTATTGCAGATGATTTGTGTGAATATTATCATGTCCAGACGACCAACAATGGTATTGAAGCTTTGCAACTACTGGAATCCGAAACTTTTGATTTAATCATCAGTGATATCATGATGCCCGAAATGGATGGTTACGAACTTTGTCAGCGTATTAAAGAGAATATTGCTTATTCCCATATTCCTGTTATTCTATTGACAGCAAAAAACAGTATAGAATCTAAAATACAAGGTCTTGAATTTGGAGCCGATGCTTATATCGAGAAACCTTTTTCACCTGCGTTTCTACAAGCTCAAATTACCAGTCTTTTAAAAAACAGACTCAAAGTCAAAAATTTTTTCATCAACAATCCATTGGCACAAATTCAAAGTATTGGCATCAATCAAAGTGATCAAGAATTTCTGGAGAAAATAGATGAAATTATCTTAAATCATTTAGACGATCCCAAATTTAATGTTGATCGGATGGCTGATATCTTATGTATGAGCAGGCCAACACTCTATAGGAAGATCAATGTGGTGTCCAGTCTATCACCAAATGAGTTAATCAACCTCACCCGACTACGGAAGGCGGCAGAAATGCTGACCCAGAAAAAGTTTAAAATATATGAGATATCCAATTTACTTGGCTACAGCTCTGCTACCCATTTCTCACGCAACTTTCAGAAACAATTTGGATTAAGCCCATCCGAATTTCATGAATCACAAATAGCAAAGTCATGA
- a CDS encoding phosphocholine-specific phospholipase C, translated as MESRRQFIKKASVLAGASAAFNCLPASIQKALAIEAPVGSTFLDAEHIVFLMQENRSFDHCFGTLRGVRGFNDPRALKLPNGLPVWVQGDKKGQHFAPFHLDIVNSKSTWMGSLPHGWSDMVAARNNGRMDNWLDAKSSGIADYKAMPLTMGYYNRADIPFYYAFADAFTVCDQHFCSSLTGTSANRSYFWTGTIRENPHDPESTAHVDNDQLNYKDLSWKTYPERLEEAGVSWKVYQNELSVAVGFEGEEEDWLANFTDNNLEFHKQYGVRYHPAHRTWMEKRVVLLEKELAHEKDAVKTAKLTKQINTLKEDLNRYSKENFEQQSEMLKAIHQKAFTTNIGDPNYHRVEKLVYEDEHGKQEVDVPAGDVFHQFRQDVKEKKLPTVSWLVAPCRFSDHPGSPWYGAWYVSEALDILTQDPEVWKKTIFILTYDENDGYFDHVSPFVPPQSNNADTGRIVPGIHTEEEYVSKEQERKRIGKQDSELESPIGLGFRVPLVIASPWSKGGWVNSEVFDHTSCLQFLEQFLLQKTGKEVKETNISAWRRLVCGDLTSAFRKVEDAAFKGLEPVNRNAYVTRIHTAREKKLPADFIQIPSADITAIKQQGLTGSFKPVQEEGIKSACALPYVLNVNAKLDQLDFKLDFEVKHPFSASAKKIGVPFQVMAHMGYGDISNGKVWNFTAKENTPLQYEWKLDQVKGDLIQLDLHGPNGFFRGFKLHKSRPHALHIEQDSKKGSQALQLEKRNKDYSYQVKDRSYGLFASFTLDRTFNGFKTLDFSKSHGWYDLEITCQEDPDFCFVFAGHIENGMPSKTDPLMGNVSL; from the coding sequence ATGGAATCGAGAAGACAATTTATTAAAAAAGCTTCGGTATTGGCTGGAGCTAGCGCGGCATTCAATTGTTTGCCTGCCTCTATTCAAAAAGCATTGGCTATTGAAGCGCCTGTTGGATCTACATTTTTGGATGCGGAACATATCGTATTCTTAATGCAGGAAAACCGCTCTTTTGACCACTGTTTTGGTACTTTACGTGGGGTTAGGGGATTTAACGATCCCAGAGCCCTAAAATTGCCCAATGGACTTCCTGTATGGGTTCAAGGCGATAAAAAAGGACAACATTTTGCGCCATTTCATTTGGATATTGTCAATAGCAAATCGACATGGATGGGTTCTCTGCCACATGGTTGGAGTGATATGGTTGCGGCACGTAATAATGGACGTATGGACAATTGGCTGGACGCTAAAAGTTCAGGAATAGCGGACTATAAGGCGATGCCACTGACGATGGGTTATTATAACCGGGCTGATATACCTTTCTACTATGCATTTGCAGATGCTTTTACCGTTTGCGATCAGCATTTCTGTTCTTCATTGACAGGGACGAGCGCCAATCGTTCTTATTTCTGGACGGGAACTATCCGGGAGAATCCTCACGATCCAGAGTCTACAGCACATGTTGATAATGATCAGCTTAATTATAAAGACTTGAGCTGGAAAACTTATCCAGAACGTTTGGAAGAGGCTGGTGTTTCCTGGAAAGTGTATCAAAATGAATTGAGTGTTGCTGTAGGATTTGAAGGAGAAGAAGAAGATTGGCTGGCTAACTTTACGGATAATAACCTGGAGTTTCATAAACAATATGGCGTACGGTACCATCCGGCTCATCGTACTTGGATGGAAAAGAGGGTCGTGCTGTTGGAAAAAGAACTCGCTCATGAAAAAGATGCGGTAAAAACAGCTAAGCTGACGAAACAGATCAACACCTTAAAGGAAGATCTAAATCGTTATTCGAAAGAGAACTTTGAGCAACAATCGGAGATGCTCAAAGCCATTCATCAAAAGGCTTTTACAACAAATATTGGAGATCCAAACTACCATCGGGTTGAAAAATTAGTTTACGAAGATGAGCATGGAAAACAAGAGGTTGACGTGCCTGCCGGGGATGTTTTTCATCAATTTCGTCAAGATGTCAAAGAGAAGAAATTACCTACGGTATCTTGGCTAGTGGCTCCCTGTCGTTTCTCCGATCATCCAGGCTCTCCTTGGTATGGAGCTTGGTATGTGTCGGAAGCACTGGATATTCTGACACAAGATCCCGAAGTATGGAAAAAGACGATCTTTATCTTGACGTATGATGAGAATGATGGCTATTTTGATCATGTCTCCCCATTTGTACCCCCTCAAAGCAATAATGCAGATACGGGTAGAATAGTCCCTGGAATACATACAGAAGAAGAGTATGTGAGTAAAGAGCAAGAACGGAAAAGGATTGGAAAACAAGATTCGGAACTTGAAAGTCCGATCGGTTTGGGATTCCGCGTTCCTTTGGTCATCGCTTCTCCTTGGTCTAAAGGTGGTTGGGTCAATTCTGAAGTATTTGATCATACTTCTTGCTTACAGTTTTTGGAGCAATTTCTACTTCAAAAAACAGGAAAAGAGGTTAAAGAAACGAATATCTCTGCTTGGAGAAGATTGGTGTGTGGTGACTTGACTTCCGCATTCCGTAAAGTGGAAGATGCTGCCTTTAAAGGACTGGAGCCTGTCAATCGGAATGCATACGTAACGCGTATTCATACGGCACGTGAAAAGAAATTGCCTGCGGACTTTATCCAGATTCCTTCAGCAGACATAACAGCTATAAAACAACAGGGTTTAACAGGTTCCTTCAAACCTGTGCAAGAAGAGGGAATTAAATCCGCTTGCGCGTTGCCGTATGTGCTGAACGTGAATGCGAAGCTAGATCAGCTAGATTTTAAGTTAGATTTTGAAGTGAAGCATCCTTTTTCTGCTTCTGCAAAAAAAATTGGAGTGCCTTTTCAGGTGATGGCGCATATGGGATATGGTGACATTTCTAATGGAAAGGTCTGGAATTTTACTGCCAAAGAAAACACTCCGTTGCAATATGAATGGAAACTAGATCAGGTAAAGGGTGATTTGATTCAATTGGATTTGCACGGGCCTAATGGTTTCTTTCGTGGATTTAAATTACACAAGTCAAGACCGCATGCTTTACATATCGAGCAAGACTCGAAAAAAGGATCTCAGGCGTTGCAGTTAGAAAAGCGGAACAAGGATTACAGTTATCAAGTTAAGGATCGGTCTTATGGACTTTTTGCATCTTTTACTTTGGATCGGACTTTCAATGGGTTTAAAACGCTTGATTTTTCAAAAAGCCATGGCTGGTATGATCTGGAAATTACCTGTCAGGAAGATCCTGATTTCTGCTTTGTTTTTGCAGGCCATATAGAAAATGGAATGCCAAGCAAAACGGATCCGTTAATGGGAAATGTAAGTCTTTGA
- a CDS encoding SusD/RagB family nutrient-binding outer membrane lipoprotein, translating into MKLVFKQLLFSLGLVAVLGLHSCEKLTEVNINPNEAVTTHPQALLTKVEWDVFRTWHGTAPLYTLKMIVQTDGENANQIYNWQRGSFEQYGLLRNITKMTEEADKIEAKEYVALAKFFRAYYFYNLTLTFGDIPYTEAAKGESTAIYAPKYDSQKDVFVGVLKELEEANTLLKLNSNAITGDIIYGGNREKWCKLINSFRLKVLMTLSKKIGDFPLDIKSEFAQVFSSEPLISDVSGGEDGQLVFLDQDGNRYPEFNSSGYGSGMYMDSTFIQRLQDLKDPRLFVLATQTRVGKEAGKALNDFSSYEGGDPIVPYVEVNAKAVLGKLSKVHERFTKYPTGEPLVLLGHAELKFILAEAILKGWINGDLKSVYNAGIRSSFLFYQKYAKTKEENLIKFVDDQSLEAYLMQNKVAIDAVETTQKKLERILMQKYLRSFHQGGYSAYFDHLRTGYPSFSKAENVKVAYRWMYPQDEYNNNTVNVSEAIKNQFAGNDNINLQTWWLK; encoded by the coding sequence ATGAAACTTGTTTTCAAACAGCTATTATTTTCGCTAGGACTGGTTGCGGTTCTGGGCTTGCATTCTTGCGAAAAATTGACAGAAGTCAATATCAATCCAAATGAAGCGGTTACGACCCACCCACAAGCCTTACTGACCAAGGTAGAATGGGATGTTTTCCGTACTTGGCATGGAACAGCTCCCTTATATACACTAAAAATGATTGTGCAAACAGATGGTGAGAATGCCAATCAGATCTATAATTGGCAACGGGGTAGTTTCGAACAATATGGTCTGCTCCGAAACATCACTAAAATGACGGAAGAGGCAGATAAAATAGAAGCAAAGGAATATGTGGCTTTAGCAAAATTCTTTCGGGCTTACTACTTCTACAATTTAACCCTGACATTTGGAGATATTCCCTATACAGAAGCAGCTAAAGGAGAAAGTACTGCGATATATGCTCCAAAATACGATAGTCAGAAAGATGTTTTTGTAGGTGTTTTGAAAGAATTGGAGGAGGCTAATACCTTATTAAAGTTGAATTCCAATGCGATTACGGGTGATATCATCTATGGAGGGAATCGCGAAAAATGGTGTAAGTTGATCAATTCTTTTCGGTTAAAAGTACTCATGACACTTTCCAAAAAAATAGGCGATTTTCCATTGGATATCAAATCGGAGTTTGCTCAAGTTTTTTCCTCCGAGCCATTGATTTCGGATGTATCTGGAGGAGAAGATGGACAGCTAGTCTTTTTAGATCAAGATGGTAACCGTTATCCAGAATTTAATTCGAGTGGCTACGGATCGGGAATGTACATGGATTCTACTTTCATCCAACGCTTACAAGATCTGAAGGATCCACGTCTGTTTGTATTGGCAACACAAACGCGTGTTGGTAAAGAAGCAGGGAAGGCACTTAATGATTTTAGTTCGTATGAAGGTGGTGATCCGATTGTTCCTTATGTAGAAGTAAATGCAAAGGCTGTTTTGGGTAAGCTATCTAAGGTTCATGAGCGATTTACGAAATATCCTACTGGGGAGCCACTGGTTTTGCTTGGTCATGCTGAATTAAAATTTATTTTGGCAGAAGCGATTTTAAAAGGTTGGATAAATGGAGATCTTAAAAGTGTTTATAACGCAGGTATTCGATCATCATTTCTATTTTATCAAAAATATGCTAAAACAAAAGAGGAAAATTTAATTAAGTTTGTGGATGATCAAAGTCTTGAAGCCTATCTGATGCAAAATAAGGTCGCTATTGATGCGGTGGAAACAACCCAAAAAAAACTGGAACGTATTCTTATGCAAAAATACTTGAGATCTTTTCATCAAGGAGGATATTCGGCTTATTTTGATCATTTGAGAACTGGTTATCCGAGTTTTAGTAAAGCTGAGAATGTGAAAGTGGCTTACCGGTGGATGTATCCACAGGATGAATACAACAATAATACGGTAAATGTATCGGAAGCCATCAAAAATCAATTTGCTGGAAATGATAATATTAACCTACAAACCTGGTGGTTGAAATAA